Proteins encoded in a region of the Coffea eugenioides isolate CCC68of chromosome 4, Ceug_1.0, whole genome shotgun sequence genome:
- the LOC113768774 gene encoding exocyst complex component EXO70A1-like, whose product MEPPENDAVAVASAEKIILRWDSTASEDARDRMIFDGDRYEIDKYLQAVDEIQRSMESASISDDSAKANSAIQIAMARLEDEFRNILIAQTSPLEADTLTDPSSCSFHSTASIGSSDSHLSLPPPPPHTEEDDFTETSSSTYASDTPRRKEFRHQESGSSTSYRSTNSIREIDLIPPEAICDLRSIAERMIAAGYLRECVQVYGSGRKSAVDANFRSLGIEKLSIGEIQRLEWESLETKIRRWIRAAKVCVRILFASEKRLCEQIFEGLGTASDDACFMETIKGPAVQLFNFAEAISISRRSPEKLFKILDLHDALSDLLPDIEVVFESKSSESIRVQAVEILSRLAEAARGILSEFENAVLREPSKVPVPGGTIHPLTRYVMNYISLISDYKQTLIELIVSKPSTGSRYSGDPNTPDMDLTEFEGKTPLALHLIWIIVILQFNLDAKSKHYKDASLSHLFMMNNVHYIVQKIKGSPELREMIGDDYLKRLTGKFRLAATNYQRSTWVRVLYCLRDEGLHVSGSFSSGVSKSALRERFKTFNAMFEEVHRTQATWLVPDVQLREELRISISEKLIPAYRSFLGRFRSHIESGRHPENYIKYSVEDLENAVLDFFEGYPVSQHLRRRSQ is encoded by the coding sequence ATGGAGCCACCGGAAAACGACGCCGTGGCTGTTGCGTCAGCTGAGAAAATCATCCTCCGCTGGGACTCCACAGCCTCCGAGGACGCCAGGGACAGAATGATCTTCGACGGCGATCGATACGAGATCGACAAATACTTGCAAGCCGTGGATGAAATCCAACGGTCAATGGAATCCGCCAGCATCTCAGACGACTCTGCTAAGGCCAACAGCGCGATCCAGATCGCCATGGCCCGCCTGGAAGACGAGTTTCGCAATATTCTCATTGCTCAAACTTCCCCTCTCGAAGCCGACACTCTGACCGATCCCAGCTCTTGTTCCTTCCACTCCACCGCTTCTATTGGCAGCAGCGACAGCCACTTGAGCttgccgccgccgccgccgcacACCGAGGAAGACGACTTCACCGAGACCAGCTCCTCAACTTACGCCTCCGATACCCCCCGCCGGAAAGAATTCCGTCATCAGGAGAGCGGAAGCAGCACCAGCTACAGATCCACCAACAGCATCCGCGAAATTGATCTGATACCGCCCGAGGCCATCTGCGACCTCCGTAGCATCGCCGAGAGGATGATAGCCGCTGGGTATCTCCGGGAGTGTGTTCAGGTGTACGGCAGCGGACGCAAGTCTGCCGTGGACGCCAATTTTCGAAGCCTTGGGATTGAGAAGCTCAGCATAGGAGAAATCCAGAGGCTGGAGTGGGAAAGTCTCGAGACAAAGATTCGGAGGTGGATACGGGCCGCCAAAGTTTGCGTGAGGATACTGTTTGCTAGTGAGAAGAGACTCTGCGAACAAATCTTTGAAGGTCTGGGGACGGCCTCCGATGATGCTTGCTTTATGGAGACTATCAAGGGTCCGGCCGTGCAGTTATTTAACTTCGCTGAAGCTATTAGCATTAGCAGGCGATCCCCCGAAAAGTTGTTTAAGATATTGGATCTTCATGATGCTCTCTCCGACTTGTTGCCCGATATCGAGGTTGTTTTCGAGTCCAAATCGTCCGAGTCCATCAGGGTGCAGGCAGTGGAGATACTGTCCCGCTTAGCCGAGGCTGCAAGGGGGATATTGTCCGAATTCGAGAACGCTGTGCTTCGAGAACCTTCCAAGGTTCCCGTCCCCGGAGGGACGATTCATCCTTTAACTAGGTACGTGATGAACTACATAAGTTTGATTTCGGATTATAAGCAGACtttgattgaattgattgtGTCGAAGCCGTCCACTGGTTCGAGGTATTCAGGGGATCCTAATACCCCGGATATGGACTTGACGGAGTTTGAAGGGAAGACCCCGTTGGCGCTTCATTTGATTTGGATCATTGTGATTTTGCAATTCAATTTGGATGCCAAGTCTAAGCATTATAAAGATGCATCCTTGTCCCATTTGTTTATGATGAATAACGTTCATTATATTGTTCAGAAGATTAAAGGGTCACCTGAGTTGAGGGAAATGATTGGGGATGACTATTTGAAGAGATTGACGGGGAAATTCAGGCTGGCGGCCACTAATTACCAGAGATCAACTTGGGTAAGAGTGTTGTATTGTTTGAGGGATGAGGGGTTACACGTGAGTGGAAGCTTTTCATCCGGTGTGTCCAAGAGTGCCCTGAGAGAGAGGTTTAAGACCTTCAATGCCATGTTTGAGGAGGTTCACAGGACTCAGGCTACATGGTTGGTCCCCGATGTACAACTCCGAGAGGAGCTTCGAATTTCAATATCTGAGAAGTTGATACCTGCTTATCGATCATTTCTTGGACGATTCAGGAGCCACATTGAGAGTGGGAGGCATCCGGAGAACTATATCAAATACTCTGTGGAGGATCTTGAGAATGCCGTCTTGGATTTCTTCGAGGGCTACCCGGTGTCTCAGCACTTGAGGAGGAGATCTCAGTGA